The Ipomoea triloba cultivar NCNSP0323 chromosome 4, ASM357664v1 DNA segment tgctcattggtggtgttgttgttgttgttgttattatttataattgacaaattaatttacaaattgttagagttgttgaatataaataatgcaaaatatgaagagttctgcatataaagaatgcaaagaaaacgaaagttgttgtatataaataacgcatataaaaaatgcaaattttgaatagttgttgcatataaagatttaaattaaatgagCATACACGAAGagaagtcgaagaataatacacgctataatttagaagagaaggtcatgtatcaattttaggttaaaaaagggGAGGGGTAATTTGTCTCAAGactatctttttttcttcctaaaattcatggaattagaatcccatggggtccatgggattctaatttcatgaaaatggggaaattgcaattccgtccaaccaaacgaaggaattttgttgcatttggaattatgtgggaattaagtgggaaaagaattgtaattcctccAACCAAATGCCTTGTAAAGGAATAGAATTTAGGGATTGTATTACAGTGTtgggttggttaaaggaatagaaatagaatatattttaaagacataaatatccttatattataataataataataataataataataataataataatgatgatgatgattatgttggaaaaatagcactaaaatggcatttaagtggtcattttgtggtacaatttaGAGTGGGGTCCACTACCGATTTGggttgggtcaaagtggattcggattcttcgtagtgagacgaagagatctatatattgtacgctcaaaatggataatgggtgaatgagaaattggttctcaaagtagaaccattggagatggaattttaagtgaggaaaagcttatgtagctttgtcccacattggttgggaatgaagatttcacccactataaatacaagagcctttttaaggctaattggcTTGTATGTCATAGAggttctctctcgcgcgcagggagggggtgcaaatcaaatcccaaaatgagttcgaaaaagcttgaacttgtgtgcgccggcacctgcgggcacgaatgtcgtccggaaaagctcgagacatcaaatgagctgacctcgagaggtagttcgatgtctcgcggacggAGTCGACCGTtcgcgtgcgagtgcgatgtcgCGCGGCCCGGGCTGGCGCGCACGTCCGATGTCTTACTGCCGGCACGATGTCTCGAAGCatgcacttctcgacgtctcgcggcacggcgatgtctcgatggttcacAGGCAGGACTATGTCTCGCACTGTGACTCCAGTAACCTCTCgaacgcgacgtttcacctattgtgtccgttcagaaatgactcttgatattacggaattaatttgattaattccaatcattataatttgattaattccaatcattattttcagagttattttgTGAATAATGGGACTTGGTAGTGGGTGTAAGTGTTGGTTAATGGCATAATTAAATTTCTGCTAGTGGGAAGAGGTTATGAAATGGATTATCAATGtcatgattaatgctatgatccactctcctctactatatattcgttgtgagcagcaggtttggaacacaccaagaacacactGCAATACACTGCTTtatcctcaaaactctgctcacatttccttctagccacctacgttgaacccacgttcctagttcgccggatccaagtttgtgtgctcaaacgattggatcgtagtacgttttatcctgggaaacctagaccgcaacgctccagcaccccgggaggcggtaaataaggttttaaggagagtggcaacacgactcgtgcttccaaccacccgagaTCGTCCGGTTTTCATCCTCAACCGTAGTTCAGGTtttcaaccttttgtaggttgtAATTTTTCCTGTAatattatccttcgtggataatTTTCTGATTGTATTTCCatttttccttgtattttcAAGATCAACATTGTAACAGATTATGATATACAtaacgtttatatatatatatatatatatatatatatatatatatatatatatatatatatatattcatttatttatttatttacatgtatatGTGCATGTGAGAGAGAtagaataacaataacaacaacaacaacaacaacaataataataataataataataataacaataataataataataatagtaataataataataataataataataaatttaacaacaaaattaaatttaacaacaaaattaaatttaacaatgtttcaacaatttttttaaaagaataaaaaaacaaaagaattctactgcCAGAATTaacaaaagaaatttataattaaaaaaaaaaacaaaataatggCCGTTGCAATGCAatgaccaaaagaaaaaaaaaacaatcagcAAATGCTTACAAAACCTGACAACAtgagaaaaaaaacaataaacaaatgGCTAAAAACTTGACAACATGGGAGTGTTGCAGGAGAAAAACTTCtctaaaatgtaatacttcaatTTGTTAAAAAACACATACCTAAgctttttttccttaaaaaccGTGCCAAAGAAGTCTAATGAGGAAGGTCTAAGAGCATCCATTGCAATGAATAATGAGAAGTTTTTGGAACAGTGAAAAAAAAGGCTAGTTTTTAATTGATGTGGGAAAAGGTTTTTTGGAGTTTTTAACTCCTGCAAGAACCAAATTTAATGGGCCCCACTGGTGAAGAAAGGAAAGCAAATAAGCACAGGGGTACTTGCGTGCGGGAAACGCAGCTCCACCAGCTGGCGCGTCTCATGGTCTGCGCGCCTGCTGCTGTGGCTTCaaatcaagttttattttatttttttcctctttttctattttttttttatcttttctcctctcattttctctttctagtcacttacaaaaactcctcaaaaatcatgaaaaaactccattgataaggatgctctaagacttagcacaaacaaagaaacattttatcagTGTCTTCAGGCGTGTGAAACACACTATTCTAACAATTTTtgattttctttactaagccACAAATGTAACCAAAccagaacttttgagatacaaaatgatgtcaaatttctcatgttgcttttatgagaaattcactaacggaataacttgagatttttagtatttaaaaaataattattctttATGCAGTAGTTTAGTCAATAAtcgttttttgaatttttataactGAAAAATCATAAACTTTTAGGATGGTGTGATTCACACGCCTAaagacaatgatcaagtgtttttttgtttgtgctaagtcttaagtttgttatacgagaacCAGGTTTCATAACAAGTCATacttaaattattgaaatgcttttagaattaaAGAATCATGAAATAAGatgctaagaagtgaaaaataatgttgtcaaagtgattttgatataataaagagaataaaatgtgaatttcctactttacccatcaaattttaaatattttttaatttgtccgTCAAATTTAACGACTATGAACTAAACTCATCACTTTAcaaataactgagggactaaactcggatacgctCATAACTCAAGGACTGAGTCATCACTACCATTATTACTCAAGGACCAAAGATGTCATTTTTCCTATAGTAATGGATTGTAATTTGCGCGGTGGACAAGGCTTGCAGGAGCTTTGGCTTTGATAATTGGATTAGAGTAGAAGCCGTTGGGTTTAGCGGGGGCATATGGCTGCTGTGGAGAAACAACATTACAGTGGACATCATTGCTACTAATTCGCAATTTGTGCTAACCAATATCACCAAGGGTAATGAAAGGGTGGGGTTGGTGTATTTCGTGTATGGTAGTCCATCACACTACCTAAGGAACAAGCTTTGGGATAGTCTGTCTAATGACCATCTCCCCCTAAATGATGAATGGATTACAGTGGGAGACTACAATGCGGTAACATGCATGGAGGATGTTAGCAACAAAGACAACTTCCATAATCATAGATGTCCAGGTATGAGACATTGGATCTTTAAAGAAGGACTAATTGACATTGGCTTTGTTGGTGCTAGGTACACTTGGACGAGAGGAAGAGAAAGCTCTACTTTCACCGGAGCAAGACTTGATCGCGCTTTATGCAATCTGGAGTGGATGCTTAAACACCCGAACACCAAAGTGTCCCACTTACCAAGAGTATGCTCGGATCATTCCCCTCTACTTATCGAAATTGGGGAACCAACCGCAGCACGGAAGAACTACaattttcaattccaaacaACTTGGAGCCGTCACCCAGATTTTACGCGGCTGGTCAAGCAAGGCTGGAATGGGGATAAAGCGATACTGGAAAACATCTTGAACATGCGGATCAGCTGCATGGAATGGAGTAGAGAAACGTTTGGAAGcattgaaaagaaaaagcaCACCCTACTGGCTCGAATTGAGGGTATTCAAAGGACCTTGGACACTAAACCGCACAATGGGCTCATAAAACTTGAGCGAAAAATCCGGACAGAGCTTTGAGGAAGTACTGCACCAAGAGGAGCTAAAATGGTTTCAAAAATCTAAAGAGGAGTGGATACAGTCAGGAGACCGGAACACTAGGTTCTACCACGCCGCGACAATGGTCCGACGAGCAAGGGGAAAAATCCAGGGACTTAAAAGCAGTAGTGACGAATGGATCACTAACACGAGCCAAATAGAAAGAATGGTTCAGGAATTTTACAGAAATCTATATACTAAGGAGGATGTGGCTACAGAAAGATGACGAGTTCAAGGGATGCTTTCCCAGGATTGATGAAGGGAAATGGAACATGGTCAACATGCAGATTACTAAGGAAGAGGTAAAAGAAGCCATGATGTCTATGGCTCCACTCAAAGCGCCGGGGCTTGACGGTTTTCACGTCATGTTTTATCAGAAGCACTGGGATATAGTAAGTGACTGCATGCATAGAATGGTTAAGGGATTTTTCGAGGGTGGAAACCTCCCCGTTGGAATCAACGAAACGAATTTAGTCCTCATACCAAAAGTGGATAATCCGAAAAGAGTCAATCAACTAAGACCCATCAGCTTGTGTAATGTTGCGTACAAGTTGATAACAAAGGTCATGACTAATAGATTAAAAGGAATTATGTCGGACCTTGTTAGTCCGAACCAGAGCAGTTTTGTGGCAAATAGGCAAATCACTGACAACATTGTTATATACCAAGAAATTCTTCATACCATTAGGACTGAAAGGGGAAAAACAAGGTATATAATACTGAAAATCGACTTGGAGAAAGCATACGACAGACTAGACTGGAGGTTTTTAAGAACTACCCTTAAGGAAATTGGCCTCAACAATAATTGGGTTAGAAACATAATGCAATGCGTCGAGACGGCGGACATGTCAATCCTATGGGAAGGAAGAAAGCTCGAACGGTTTGCAC contains these protein-coding regions:
- the LOC116016057 gene encoding uncharacterized protein LOC116016057 — protein: MGYCIEEEDRQEERALPLSLWAALFPSKKKKEDEDAGWSFGFDNWIRVEAVGFSGGIWLLWRNNITVDIIATNSQFVLTNITKGNERVGLVYFVYGSPSHYLRNKLWDSLSNDHLPLNDEWITVGDYNAVTCMEDVSNKDNFHNHRCPGMRHWIFKEGLIDIGFVGARYTWTRGRESSTFTGARLDRALCNLEWMLKHPNTKVSHLPRVCSDHSPLLIEIGEPTAARKNYNFQFQTTWSRHPDFTRLVKQGWNGDKAILENILNMRISCMEWSRETFGSIEKKKHTLLARIEGIQRTLDTKPHNGLIKLERKIRTEL